Part of the Zingiber officinale cultivar Zhangliang chromosome 6A, Zo_v1.1, whole genome shotgun sequence genome, AAATTGATCTTAAAATGTTTCAGTTTATCAAATAATTTTGGCCAAAATAATGGGACTTGATAGATTAAatgtttattttaactttaaaaaataaaaataaaatagatacATAGATTGATTTCTATTTTAGAATTCAATAATATCTTATTTGTGAAAGTTTATACTATaaaatttagaagaaaaaaaatcaatagtAAAATATATGTGCCACAGTCTCATGCCAgtccaaataaaaaattaaactaaatatatATTCATAATAGAGTGAGAAATTCAAACATATTTgtcattttaattgatttattaaacAATTTTAATCAATGCAGCTTCGTCAATAAAAACTCATGGCTTTataaccaaaaaaaattaaaacactaATTTTTCATCCCATAAACttattgattaaaaataataaaattatgatgGAGTCAACTAAGTCGTAACCCCTTACATTTGATGGAAGAATTGtgcatataatttttaattataaagttGTTTATATTCGTTTATTGAATGTTGATTATATTTTATAAGGAATATagtttcatattattataaagcCACATAAATATCATATGATTTCTATCAGCGATGGATGGTCGATAGTGACTGCCGACAATGATAATTAGCGATAACAATTGATTAAATTAGGGTATATTTGACATATTAAATCATAGAATTGAAATATAATTCAGATTATATGTTATTAGAGTATTCATAATGCATCATCGTTATAACACCTATCATCTTATCAAAAAATATGGGATCACCTCCTCCGTCTCCGTGTTGCCCCTGGGAtggattggcgggggcgctgggggcgagcgtattcatctttttgCTACAATGGGGtcacctcctccgtgttagccctAGGACGGGTTGGgggggggcgctgggggcgagtgtATTCGTCTTTGGCCATCATGGAGTCCAATATCGCATCACCGTTATAACAACATATCTCTTTCATTCATATTCCTTTTAATATTAACACTCATCATTGATGAGTCTCACATTTTACTTAATCATCTTAAAatgatatcatattaaataaatatattttaaaaatatttttttaaaaaaaattattattattttttaataataattttattttttaaaaaatatatatggagAGAATATTAGAGAATAGAATTGAAAAGTCTAATGAGTTGGAATGAAAATATATGTACACATTAGTAGGTATTTATAGATGAAATTTCGAACTAACCGTTAAAAATAGTAGTTAAAAAATAAACCGTtttattcaattttaaaatttaaaatttgtaactttttaataaataaaataaaaaagttataaattttattactttacTTGAATGCATTCAAGTAAAGAGGTATTATAATAACTTTTTGCAATACCTTGAATAGTAAAGAGATGTTATAACATCCCAATGATACCTGTATTACATGTGTTTTTAactttgtaattcatattataaaaatttattatcttttataaTTATGATTACATTACATTTtattatagttttaaaattatttatactaaataaaataattaattttataatataaCCCTGATCATATTACCAAACTGATTACTCCTAATTCCGATTGACTGATTATGAGAAAAGAAGATGGACCCCGTTAGGGTGCAACGGAAAAATATTATGGTAATTACAGGTATTTATGGATCGATTTTTACCTGCGGggtatttgaattaatttttttaagtcgGAAGGTCATACTAGAACTTTGACTACAAAGAATGGAGCCGTTCGCGCTACTGAATTTACCCACGTGAAAAACAACCGAAATGCGTTGGGTGTTCCATCACTTCTTCCTCGTTATCTTATCCTCAAAAGTAGCGACTACCACTTTCGGCAACTTAATTTGTCTCTTTCGCCATTAATTTTTGCCTTCttagcttcttctccttctttgcttccTGTAACTCAAAGTAAACGATCGGAGCATTGTTGAAAAATGCAGCGTCCGCTCCCCACAGTCGTTCGCTTTATGCCCTTTCCTACTCCTTCCTCGTCTTCGATTAAAGTTGATGACGAAGCCGCCATCTGAGTCCAAAAAAGCATGCTCCAACTGCTGCTGCCGACGTAGGTGATCCGATCATATGAATCACTACCAGAAGAACAGTGCGCGAATCATTGTGTTTTTGTTCCCTCAGTCATTCATTTTCTTAATGATGACTGTATACATGATCAACAAGACTTGATCACTTTTCGCTGGCAGGGAATAAGTTCTGGTGAATTAAAAATATGTGCAATGATAAGCACTGGTGAGAATGTTTTAGCTTTTATAAGAATTTTGTCAGTGATCTTTTAGTACATTCCCATGGAGCCATTAGCCTGCAAATTTTCTTTCCTCCAGGCATCCTCCATGCAGATCTCCATCAACGATCGCATACTTTAGGTAATAAAATACAAGCCTTTGGAAAAGGGAGGAAGAAACTCGATGTGAACGCTCATGAATGTTTGTCTACAAAGTCATCCAAAGTTAATGCGTCCATCCTTGTCACTTTATGAATAAGCCGAAGAGGATTAAACAAAGGGGACTTTCGGACATGCTGAGTTGCTGACAGCAACAGAATTTTATCATGAACGGTGACAATATAAAGCTATTGAAGTATAAACTCGACTCGCAATTTTGCGTGTGAATAGTCAAACGGAAAAGAGACCACAAATTCTTTAAATGTTTGGAATAACTTCATGCATACAAAGACAATCTCAACCTTTACTTGCTTCATTGCTTCTCCTTCCTTCCTCTATAAATAGACATCTCGTCTCTGTTCTTCCACTCTACTCTCTGATAAGTTCCACCTATCTGATAAGTCCTCTCCGTTTTGGCATCCCATTGAACTTGTAGCTTGAAATAGAAAACCGTCTGTTGCAGATTTCTAAGAACAATTATCAGAGGTTTATGAGAAGATCAATGATTTTGACCTATAAGAGTTCTACACTTTGGAAGCTGTGTTCAGAGAAAAGGTTTTATTTTTGGATATTCAACACTTTAAATAGGTACACTTCGTCAAGGGCGATCCGGCTTCCATGTTTTTGAGGGAAGCAAATCTTCGTTTTCTGATCAATTTTATCATATAATCGAATTTTTAAAGAGTGCTTTGTTTTATCATCTTCATAACTGCACAAAATGAGTTCTATGTTGCTGCCACCCGGTTTTCGATTCCATCCAACAGACGAAGAGTTGATCGATTACTATCTGAAGAGGAAAGTGAATGGGCTTAAGATCGAGCTTGAAGTTATTCCAGTGATTGATTTATGCAAGTTTGATCCATGGGAGCTACCAGGTAATTTACTGATGACTGCATGCTTTCACTTGGGTTGTTTCAATTTCAGTGTGCTTGATTTCATCATTTTCAGATAAATCGTTTCTCCCTAGAAAAGACATGGAATGGTTCTTCTTTTATCCACGCAACCGCAAATACCCAAATggttcccgcaccaacagagctACAGTTTCTGGGTACTGGAAGGCCACTGGGAAAGACAGAAAGATAAGCTGCGAATCTTGTGTGTTTGGGCTGAGGAAGACTCTTGTTTTCTATCTGGGGCGAGCTCCCGGGGGAGAAAGAACTGACTGGATCATGCACGAGCACCGCCTTTGCGAAGATCTTCCCAATGGAACTACTAATTTTGTGGTAAAACAATGAATAAGATATCGC contains:
- the LOC121994481 gene encoding NAC domain-containing protein 71-like isoform X1, whose amino-acid sequence is MRRSMILTYKSSTLWKLCSEKRFYFWIFNTLNSSMLLPPGFRFHPTDEELIDYYLKRKVNGLKIELEVIPVIDLCKFDPWELPDKSFLPRKDMEWFFFYPRNRKYPNGSRTNRATVSGYWKATGKDRKISCESCVFGLRKTLVFYLGRAPGGERTDWIMHEHRLCEDLPNGTTNFVGDFALCRVMKRNGRCNSPAMYSDFKHKRNLEEVYDCTEESSSLDPFQRSSGTVSCLKSPSFCDQFQSPQAAGPSFNQLAVPSRIDHIDGALFPGDHGAKYLPCFTSWEDITFQSLRLDSANYLSASSSGIGAEASDGTVTPICRQASGEEPNLWFSEENVMMVI